The nucleotide sequence ATAGCTCTTTGAAGAAAGGAATAACCGAACCACGGCTTCCAGCAACATTACCATAACGGACTACCGAGAAGGAGCTTTTTATCCCTCCTGTGTAGGCATTAGCAGATATGAATAGCTTATCAGAAACTAATTTCGTCCCGCCATACAAGTTGATTGGGTTAACTGCTTTATCAGTCGAGAGTGCCACGACCTTCTTTACATTGCGGTCCAACGCCGCATCTATCACATTCGTTGCACCATTAATATTTGTTTTAATTGCTTCAATTGGATTGTATTCACAAGCAGGGACTTGTTTCATAGCAGCTGCATGTACAACATAGTCCACTCCATCAAATGCGCGCATAAGACGCCCAGCATCACGGACATCTCCGATAAAAAATCTTAGTATATCTGTATATTCTTTAAACCTACTCTTCATTAAAAATTGCTTGTACTCATCTCTTGAAAAAATAATGATTTTTTTAGGCTTATAATTATTCAATAAATACTCCGTAAAATATTGACCAAACGATCCCGTTCCACCAGTGATGAGTATTACTTTATCATTTAGCATGGTATCATCCTTACTTTTCGCTTTAGATTTTCATATCATGTGTAAATCAACGTGCAACTGTGACATACGAAGCAGTCTTGTCTTTATATTACTACACTTAACACTATTATTATCGGTATTATTTATCTTGAACTTTACTACATTAATAAAGATCCCTCTGTTTGTGGAAGAAATTATAACTACAATGTCATTTTCTATTAGCACTGGCTTAAAGCTTCTTGTAAGAATAGCATGATATACTTAATCCTAGGCTGGGTCTACTAATTATATAAAGGGAGTGTTGTGTCTCATGCTAAGACAAGCAACATTATCTGATTCCAGAACAATATGGGAATGGAGAAACGACGAGACAACTCGCCAAATGTCCTTTGATGCCAATCTAGTGCCATGGGAGACTCATGAATTGTGGTTTGAAAGGTCATTACAAAATCCTAATCGAAAGTTGTACATTTTTCAGAATGAATCAACATCTGTTGGATTAATAAGATTAGACATCGACAATGATCAGGCTGAAGTGAGTATTAATTTATCGCCTAATTTACGCGGTAAAGGTTACGGAACTAGGGCGATAGTTGAAATGTTGAGCGTGGCGAAAGATCTAGGGATAAAAGAAATAATAGCAAAAATCAAACCTGAAAATATAGCTTCGATACAATCTTTTTCTAGTGCAGGTTTTACCAAACTTTCAGGAGATGAACTTATCACACTCAGATACTCAATTTAACAAAAATTGATCAGCTTTACCATCGAATTTATTCAACACAACAACACACTCTTCCATAAGCACAATGCTCAGAATTTAATAAAAAACTTTAGGCTTTGGGAGATTATTCAAAAAGTCCACAATACCTAAAAAACAAAAATGCACCGAAGCGAAAAAAGGCGGAATGGAAGTACCACTACAACCATTAACCCAATCGCGAGGTGCATTTTCATGGAGTTTCAGTTAGAACTGCTAAATCTATTGTCTGTCCGGAAGAGCATTACAGATACAATCTGAAGCGCTCAGTCTCTAGCTATCCGAACATCGATGACTTAGCGAAGAAGAACTTGCAAGCCATAGGCAGACCTTACGAATCCTATCTGCATTAAAATGTGTCATAATTATTCCACAATTACTTTCCTTCTCCTATTTATATGCTTGCATAAAGAATGGTTTCTCCTAAATGAACATCGCCTGACTCTTTAAAACCAACTTCATAAGATCTTATCCATATTTTATATTCCGGTACTATTGAAAGAATATACTCTGGAATCATAGGGATGTCTTCAGGCTTATGATACAAACAAATTGCCAACTTCGGTTTGTTTGTTTTAATGATTCTTTCAGCCCCTTTTAATGCCGGCAGTTCTGCCCCTTCAATATCCATCTTGATAAATGTCACAACTTCATCACCAAGAACATCATCTATGGTTCTAACCGCAACTTCTATATCACCCTTATCTGATATATGCGCAGCACCATCTACTCCACTTGAAAAACGAATAACCCCTTTACTGTCGAACACACCAATATTCATAAGTTCAACCCTAGAAATGCCCTCATTCTCTATGAAAGCACGAGAACGAGCATAGCAAGCCGGTTCAGGTTCAAATGCAATTATTCTGTTATATTTTCCATTTACTTTGTCAGAAAATTGTTTGATTGTTGCACCATCACTTACTCCGCAATCCAAATAAGTTTCATTTTCACTAAAAGAAAATTCCGGAAATCCGAAATACATTTGTTCAGGGAAAAACTGGGAGTAATAAACTTGTTCTCTCGGAAATCCCCACTGTGTTAAATCTGACAACATACTAGCCGCATGATCAAAACTTGCGGTAATAACTAATGCATCTCCATAATGTTTTACCAACTGTTCAGGCGAGATAACTTGAATGTTGTTATGAAGTTTTCCGTGCAATACAGGATTTTTATCACAGTATAAATTTGCATCTAAACCATAATGCCTTAGAACATGTAGCGGCATCTTAGA is from Candidatus Cohnella colombiensis and encodes:
- a CDS encoding GNAT family N-acetyltransferase — its product is MLRQATLSDSRTIWEWRNDETTRQMSFDANLVPWETHELWFERSLQNPNRKLYIFQNESTSVGLIRLDIDNDQAEVSINLSPNLRGKGYGTRAIVEMLSVAKDLGIKEIIAKIKPENIASIQSFSSAGFTKLSGDELITLRYSI
- a CDS encoding FkbM family methyltransferase, producing MINMDKQYEKLYLALQDQVSKVIIDHRLKYFNDRDRKHLWEMFENIVPLDKDYRRKNVQNEPEKSIYDLISSYKNGQHEGQFIVLYGCGGASKMPLHVLRHYGLDANLYCDKNPVLHGKLHNNIQVISPEQLVKHYGDALVITASFDHAASMLSDLTQWGFPREQVYYSQFFPEQMYFGFPEFSFSENETYLDCGVSDGATIKQFSDKVNGKYNRIIAFEPEPACYARSRAFIENEGISRVELMNIGVFDSKGVIRFSSGVDGAAHISDKGDIEVAVRTIDDVLGDEVVTFIKMDIEGAELPALKGAERIIKTNKPKLAICLYHKPEDIPMIPEYILSIVPEYKIWIRSYEVGFKESGDVHLGETILYASI
- the pseB gene encoding UDP-N-acetylglucosamine 4,6-dehydratase (inverting), which produces MLNDKVILITGGTGSFGQYFTEYLLNNYKPKKIIIFSRDEYKQFLMKSRFKEYTDILRFFIGDVRDAGRLMRAFDGVDYVVHAAAMKQVPACEYNPIEAIKTNINGATNVIDAALDRNVKKVVALSTDKAVNPINLYGGTKLVSDKLFISANAYTGGIKSSFSVVRYGNVAGSRGSVIPFFKELLRNGTSSLPITDYQMTRFWIDLNQGVELVMTALHHSLGGETYISKIPSFKITDLARAMAPSCEMQEVGIREGEKMHEIMITADDSAHTFEYDGFFVIYPNMDWWKYEEKYYIPNGKKVLPGFEYNSGTNTEWLTVAQLTELVARME